Within the Roseicitreum antarcticum genome, the region CTGACCAAAGACCTCTGCCAGCCGCACGCGTTCTTCGTGCGGCAGGGGAAGCGCAACCCGCAAGGGCCGCATCGCATGCCGCGCCAATGCGTTGGCCTGCGCATGCAGATAGATGATCTGGGGGCTGCTGAACGACCCGGGCAACAAGGCGGTCGGGGCATCCGCGGCGACACGAACCGAAAACTCTGTCGGCGTCCGTGAGACGATGAATTGCATCGGCCCGAACAGACTTTTGAAGGCAGCCATCCGGCTGATTCCGGTTTCGAAATCAGGCGCGGTCGAGAGCGCGAAGAGAATCGGGATCGCGGGGCCGCCCGCCATGCGCAAACCCAGAAGCCGCGACATATCTTGCTGCGCGGACAAGTCAGCCATCGCATTCCAGATGCGAAGATACGCATCAGCGGCCACCAGAAATGCCCGGTCATTCCGCTGTGTCGCCACAATGCCCGCGCGGGCCAGAACATCGGGCCAATCGAGACCCAGGATCCCGCAGACCGGGCCGGCCAATACAGCGGTCGTATAGATCGGCGCTCGTTCCCGGGCCTGCATGGCGGTGACCTTTCACGCGAAAACATGGTCAGGCACCATAGACCTGAAGCCTGAGTTCCGGCAACCGCGTTGAGCCGATCTGCAAGCTATTGAAACCATTTGCAAGCGACAGCCTGTGGCCAGTCAGCACGCATCCCGACTAGAATTTCCTCATTCGATCAGGCCTGACAGCCGCGTCCGGCCCCATTGTCGCATCAGGGCGCAAGGACGGGGTTTCACCGCACGCGGGTCAGGATACGTCGACCAAGGCCCGCGCGACCAGACAGCAGGACCCGCCTGCGTTGAGGCACCCCCTGTGACACAAGGACCCAAACGATGCAGACGCGCGCGCCCTTCTAACGCCCGATACCTGGCGTATCTACCTCTACCTTCGCGGCGCCCCTTGGCCTGTCCGCACAAGCGCAAGATCCGCAAGTGCCCGAGGCCGGGATTCGCGTTGCCGCCGATCAGGTGGCCTTTGCCCCCCTTCCAATTCCAGGTGTCAGCAGTTTTGCGCTCTATGGCGGTACCGGCACCGGGCTGCCTACGGCCATGACGTCGCTGCCAGACCCCGCCACCTATCAGATCCTGCCACACACGCAGACGCACGGATATTGGGCGATGGTTGTGAAAGGCCGGAGCAGCATTGGGAATTGTCACAGCCGCACCGGGGGCCAGACCTGCTTCCCGGCTCCTACTGGTTCCAGCCGGGTGGTGTTCCCCATGCCAAAGATTGTCTGGGGCCCGAGGTCTGCCAGGTCTTTGTTGTCTTCGACGAACCGGCAGATTTCGCGCCGAGTCAGTAACGCTGCGGCGCGACCTTTCGCGCCGGCCAGTTGTTTAACTGCAAAGTCCCAGCGGCAGGACAATGGCGGATCATCAACATGGCGATTGCGCTTTGCGAGGATTGAAACGATCTGGAAGCAATTTGGACGATCCGCAAGTTGCCAAGCGGGTCGGATGGCCTAAAGTCTTTATACGTGAACCCGGGAGACGCCAATGGATCTGACAATAAACGGAACAACCCACAGCGTGGATCTGCCGGACGATATGCCGCTCCTTTGGGTTTTGCGGGACGCACTCAACATCACGGGCGTCAAATATGGCTGCGGCATGGCCCAGTGTGGGGCCTGCACCGTCCACATCGACGGCCAGGCGGTACGGTCCTGTCAGGTGGCGCTGGCCGATGTCTGGGGCGACGTGACGACCATCGAGGGACTAGGTGCGCCCGAGGCGCTGCATGTGGTGCAGAATGCCTGGATCGCGCATCAGGTAGCCCAATGCGGATACTGCCAATCCGGCCAGATCATGCAGGCCGTCGACCTGCTGGGCCGCAATTCTGCCCCGACCGACGACGATATCGACGCCGCGATGTCGGGCAACCTGTGCCGCTGTGGTACCTATCCGCGCATCCGCGCCGCTATCCACACCGCCGCCGCCGCCGCCATGCGGGAGGCTTGAGATGAGCCGATTGGGAAAATACACCAGACGCGGCTTCATCATCGCCTCGGTGGCCGTTGCAGGCGGCGTTGTCTTCGGCGCGCGCACCTACAACGCGCGGCTTGAAAACCCGTTGCTGGGAGGCCTTGCCCCCGGCGAGGCCGCGCTGACGCCCTATGTCAAGATCACCGCCGACGGCGTGACCGTCATCACCCCCCGCGCCGAGATGGGACAGGGAATCCATACGACGCTTGCGGCGCTTGTGGCCGAAGAACTGGATGTTGAACTTGCGGATATCCGGATCGAACACGGCCCGCCCTCACCGGCCTATTACAACGGTGGCGTGATTGAGGAAGGCTATCCCTTCCCCGCGACCGACACCGGGGCAATCGCGGAATTCGCCCGCGCGCAACGCGATATTCCAGCGGTTTTCCTGGGCTACCAGATCACCGGCGGATCGACCTCGACCCATGATGCCTATGAAAAGATGCGCCGCGCGGGCGCTATTGCCCGCGAAACCCTGAAGGCTGCCGCCGCAGCGCGCACGGGCATCGCGGTCGCGCAATTGACCACGGATGCAGGCGCGGTTGTCCTGCCCGACGCAACGCGCTTGCCCTATACAGATCTCGCAGCGGAAGCCGGGGCAATCGACCTTGCAGATGCACCAGAATTGCGCCCGCGCAGCGCATGGCGCATCCTGGGCCACTCGCAGGACCGGCTTGACGTAATCGACAAATCTACGGGCCGCGCAGTTTATGCCAGCGACATCCGCCTGCCCGGCATGCGCTTTGGCGCTGTGCGGCGCAGCCCTCATTTAGGCGGAACCCTGCGCAGCTTTGACGCCACAGCGGCACTGGCGATACCCGGCGTGGACACGGTGATCGACATCGGTGACGGCGTGGTCGCAATTGCCACAAACACGTGGATGGCGATGCAGGCGCTGGATGCTGTGACATTCGACTGGGCATCTCCAGATTATCCGATGGAGACCGCAGGGCATTTCGAAGCGATCGCGCGCGCCTTCCGGCCCGAGCAGCAGGACAGCCAGCCGCGCGACGATGGCAATGTCGATGAAGCCTTGGCCGGGGCGGATGTGATCGAGGGCGAATACCGTGCGCCCTACCTGGCCCATGTCACGATGGAGCCCATGAGCGCGGCTGCCTGGATGCAAGACGGCGCGCTGCACATCTGGGCCGGTACGCAAGGGCCGACCGTGGCGCGGCGCGAAGCCGCCCTTGCGGCAGGCATCCGCGAGGACGCCGTCACGATCACCACCACCCTACTGGGCGGCGGATTCGGAAGACGGGGCGAGATGGACTTCGTTCAGATTGCGGCCAAGGTCGGTGCACAGATGAATGGCACGCCGGTCCTGCTGACTTATCCCCGCGAGGAAGACACCTCGCGCGGCCCCTACCGGCCCGCCGCCATCGGCCGGTTCCGCGCGGCCATCCGCGACGGCGTGCCAGTGGCCGTCGACATCTCTACCGCCTCACCCTCGATCATGAGCGGCATCGACGCGCGCGGCGGTGCCCCGGCCCCGATACCGGGATTCGTGCCGGATTTCACGGTGTCACAGGCGCTGTGGGATCAGCCCTACGGGATCGCGAACTACCGCGCGACCGGCTACCGGCCTGACGCGCTGCTGCCTGTTGGGTTCTGGCGGTCCGTTGGCGCATCGCAAAACACGTTCTTCCACGAAGGCATGATGGACGAGCTTGCTGTCGCTGCAGCCCGCGACCCGGTTGAGATGCGACTGCAATTGATGACCGACGCCCCCAGCCGCGCCGTGCTGGAGGCCGTCGCGGCCATGGCCGATTGGGGCACAACACCCGCTGCGGGCCGGGCGCGTGGCGTTGCATTCGCGCTGGCCTTCGGGGTGCCTGTGGCGCAGATCGTCGAGATCGAGCACACGGAAAACGGCCTGCTGGTTCGTGACGTCTGGGTCGCCGCCGATGTGGGGATCGCGCTCGACCCCCGCAACCTCGACGCGCAGTTGGTTTCTGGGGTCAATTTCGGGTTGAGCGCCGCGATCGGCGAGGAAATCACCGTGTCGGACGGCAAGGTTGAACAGTCCAACTATCACGACTACCCGATCTTGCGGATGTATCATGCGCCAAGGATCCACACCCGTATCCTTGAAAACCAGCAGCACATTCGCGGCATTGGTGAACCCGGCACGCCGTGCACGGCACCCGCGCTTGGCAATGCCATCCATGCGCTGACGGGACAGCGCCTGCGCGAGATGCCATTCGGCAAGACCGTTCGGTTTGCATGAGGTTTGATATGCGCTCTGCCCTTTTGATCGCCGCCATCCTTGGTTATGGAACACTCGCGTACGCCGAGGCGGAGCGCGGTCTGGACCTGTCGGCCCTGCCCGAGCCGGGGTCGGTTGCGCCTGCGGACGGTCTGGTCGCGTGGCAGCGGATCCACGACGTTGTCACGCATCCACGTTGCCTGAACTGCCACGTCGGCGCGGATAATGTGCCACTGTGGGGAACGATTGATACCCCCGACAGTTCACACGGCATGGCGATCAACGCAGGAGACAGCCGGATCGGGGCAGAGGGTCTGTCCTGCCGCGCCTGCCACCAGACGTCAACCCGGCCAAACACCGTGCCGCACGCGCCGCCGCACACCGGGATGGACTGGCAACTTGCACCGGTCGAATTCCAGTGGACCCAGCGGACCGGCGCAGATATCTGCGAGCAACTGCGCGACCCGGTCCGCAACGGTGGCCGCGACGCGGAAGGCCTGGTCGAGCATATCCTCCACGATGCCGAGTTGATCGGTTTCATCACCTGGAGTTTTGATCCCGGTGCAGGCCGCGCACCTGCACCCGGAAGTTTACAGGCGCATCTGGAAGATATGGCGATCTGGACGGCCGCTGGGATGCCCTGCCCAACAGAATGACACGACAGGACACGGCAAAAATGACTCGTCGGAATGCCTTGGGGAAGACAATCGTGTCGCTGTGCGGCATATGTGCTTGCCGCATCGCTCCCTACTGTCCCGCGACACCTGACTGCGTTTGAACCACCGAATGATCAGCCCGAAACAGAGTAATTTGCAGCGCGTGTCAGAGTCCCGAACCATTGAAGTCGGCGCTACGGCCGACGCGCAGCTGGTGCTTGAGGGCATTCGCACCCTCGGCGGCGTGATAGCGGTTTTATGTTCGACGGACGGCGGCTTTTATCGCGCGCCCGGGGCCCTGATGGGTTTCTGTCAGGACGGCACCGTGATTGGAGATTTGTCATCAGGCTGCATCGAGGCGGACCTTGCATTGCATGCTGCCAGTTGTTGGGCGACCGGTCGCCCGCTGACCTTGCGCTACGGAAAGGGATCGCCCTTTTTCGATATCGTTTTGCCATGCGGCGGCAGTATCGATGTCCAGCTTTCGCCAATTCCTGATGCCAATCTCCTCGATCAGACTCTGACCGACATGGCGGCCCGCAAGTCCGCGGCGCTTTCGCTC harbors:
- a CDS encoding xanthine dehydrogenase family protein molybdopterin-binding subunit, whose amino-acid sequence is MSRLGKYTRRGFIIASVAVAGGVVFGARTYNARLENPLLGGLAPGEAALTPYVKITADGVTVITPRAEMGQGIHTTLAALVAEELDVELADIRIEHGPPSPAYYNGGVIEEGYPFPATDTGAIAEFARAQRDIPAVFLGYQITGGSTSTHDAYEKMRRAGAIARETLKAAAAARTGIAVAQLTTDAGAVVLPDATRLPYTDLAAEAGAIDLADAPELRPRSAWRILGHSQDRLDVIDKSTGRAVYASDIRLPGMRFGAVRRSPHLGGTLRSFDATAALAIPGVDTVIDIGDGVVAIATNTWMAMQALDAVTFDWASPDYPMETAGHFEAIARAFRPEQQDSQPRDDGNVDEALAGADVIEGEYRAPYLAHVTMEPMSAAAWMQDGALHIWAGTQGPTVARREAALAAGIREDAVTITTTLLGGGFGRRGEMDFVQIAAKVGAQMNGTPVLLTYPREEDTSRGPYRPAAIGRFRAAIRDGVPVAVDISTASPSIMSGIDARGGAPAPIPGFVPDFTVSQALWDQPYGIANYRATGYRPDALLPVGFWRSVGASQNTFFHEGMMDELAVAAARDPVEMRLQLMTDAPSRAVLEAVAAMADWGTTPAAGRARGVAFALAFGVPVAQIVEIEHTENGLLVRDVWVAADVGIALDPRNLDAQLVSGVNFGLSAAIGEEITVSDGKVEQSNYHDYPILRMYHAPRIHTRILENQQHIRGIGEPGTPCTAPALGNAIHALTGQRLREMPFGKTVRFA
- a CDS encoding helix-turn-helix transcriptional regulator produces the protein MQARERAPIYTTAVLAGPVCGILGLDWPDVLARAGIVATQRNDRAFLVAADAYLRIWNAMADLSAQQDMSRLLGLRMAGGPAIPILFALSTAPDFETGISRMAAFKSLFGPMQFIVSRTPTEFSVRVAADAPTALLPGSFSSPQIIYLHAQANALARHAMRPLRVALPLPHEERVRLAEVFGQVPVHGDATLTYASADARIPFVSDNPDLWHATEADLQSQAMIQSNGLPLSDRVRATMLEAFSITEPTVAHVCGRLRLSRSTLLRRLDAEGRSFQSLLDETRKDLAIRYLIKSDLNNQQIAHLVGYRDPNAFQRAFRKWTGMTPQALRATRVH
- a CDS encoding XdhC family protein codes for the protein MISPKQSNLQRVSESRTIEVGATADAQLVLEGIRTLGGVIAVLCSTDGGFYRAPGALMGFCQDGTVIGDLSSGCIEADLALHAASCWATGRPLTLRYGKGSPFFDIVLPCGGSIDVQLSPIPDANLLDQTLTDMAARKSAALSLPGLPHLVFRPDPRVIVVGSTPEALQLHRIACAGGYDVTLDANPDLSRIDQRTAIVLMHHDHDKAIAQLRDALYTPAYWIGALGSHSTQSRRLAALRGLGVSRAELDRVRGPIGLIASGRDPRTLAVSVLADIVQAAR
- a CDS encoding (2Fe-2S)-binding protein, with the protein product MDLTINGTTHSVDLPDDMPLLWVLRDALNITGVKYGCGMAQCGACTVHIDGQAVRSCQVALADVWGDVTTIEGLGAPEALHVVQNAWIAHQVAQCGYCQSGQIMQAVDLLGRNSAPTDDDIDAAMSGNLCRCGTYPRIRAAIHTAAAAAMREA